In one Oryza glaberrima chromosome 2, OglaRS2, whole genome shotgun sequence genomic region, the following are encoded:
- the LOC127763226 gene encoding putative nitric oxide synthase — MAAPPLLSLSQRLLFLSLSLPKPQLAPNPSSFSPTRAASTAPPPPEGAGPAAPSRGDRFLGTQLAAEAAARVLAPEDAERRRRRREKRKALARKPSAAACYGCGAPLQTADEAAPGYVHPATYDLKKRHHQLRTVLCGRCKLLSHGHMITAVGGHGGYPGGKQFVSADQLRDKLSYLRHEKALIIKLVDIVDFNGSFLARVRDFAGANPIILVITKVDLLPRDTDLNCIGDWVVEAVVKKKLNVLSVHLTSSKSLVGVTGVISEIQQEKKGRDVYILGSANVGKSAFISAMLRTMAYKDPVAAAAQKYKPIQSAVPGTTLGPIQIEAFLGGGKLYDTPGVHLHHRQAAVIHADDLPSLAPQSRLRARCFPANDTDVGLSGNSLFWGGLVRIDVVKALPRTRLTFYGPKKLKINMVPTTEADEFYEREVGVTLTPPAGKEKAEGWVGLQGVRELQIKYEESDRPACDIAISGLGWVAVEPLGVPSSNPDESAEEEDNESGELHLRVHVPKPVEIFVRPPLPVGKAASQWYRYQELTEEEEELRPKWHY, encoded by the exons atggcggcgcctCCTCTGCTGAGCCTGAGCCAGCGGctactcttcctctccctctccctccccaagcCACAGCTCGCCCCCAacccctcctctttctcccccacgcgcgccgcctccaccgccccgCCACCTCCGGAAGGGGCGGGCCCCGCCGCGCCATCCCGCGGGGACCGCTTCCTCGGCACCCAGCTCgcggccgaggccgccgcccgcgtcctCGCTCCGGAGGACGCcgagaggcgccgccgccgccgggagaaGCGCAAGGCCCTCGCGCGAaagccctccgccgccgcctgctacGGCTGCGGCGCGCCGCTGCAGACGGCCGACGAGGCCGCGCCCGGCTACGTCCACCCCGCCACCTACGACCTG AAGAAGAGACACCATCAGCTGAGAACCGTGCTATGTGGGAGATGCAAGCTCTTGTCTCATGGCCACATGATCACTGCTGTTGGTGGCCATGGCGGCTATCCTGGAGGGAAGCAGTTCGTTTCCGCGGACCAACTCAGGGACAAGCTCTCCTACCTTCGTCATGAGAAAGCTTTGATTATCAAGCTG GTTGACATAGTTGACTTCAATGGGAGCTTCCTGGCGCGTGTGCGCGATTTTGCTGGTGCTAATCCTATTATACTAGTCATCACAAAG GTTGATCTCCTTCCTAGAGATACAGATTTGAATTGCATTGGCGACTGGGTTGTTGAGGCAGTTGTCAAGAAGAAGCTCAA CGTACTTAGTGTCCATTTGACAAGCTCAAAGTCACTCGTTGGCGTCACTGGGGTTATATCAGAGATTCAGCAGGAAAAGAAG GGCCGAGATGTATATATACTG GGTTCAGCAAATGTTGGGAAATCTGCATTTATAAGTGCTATGCTAA GGACGATGGCATATAAGGATCCAGTGGCAGCTGCAGCTCAAAAATACAAGCCGATACAATCTGCTGTTCCTGGAACGACCCTTGGTCCTATTCAAATTGAAGCATTTTTAGGAGGCGGG AAATTATATGATACACCTGGAGTCCATCTTCACCACCGGCAAGCAGCAGTTATCCATGCTGATGATCTGCCTTCTCTTGCACCACAAAGTCGTCTAAGGGCGCGGTGTTTTCCT GCTAATGATACAGATGTTGGATTGAGTGGGAATTCATTATTCTGGGGTGGACTAGTCCGTATTGATGTTGTCAAG GCTCTTCCACGCACACGACTGACGTTCTATGGACCCAAGAAGCTAAAGATTAATATGGTCCCAACCACAGAAGCAGATGAATTTTATGAG AGAGAAGTTGGAGTTACATTGACTCCCCCAGCTGGCAAAGAGAAGGCTGAAGGATGGGTTGGTCTGCAGGGTGTTCGTGAGTTGCAGATAAAATACGAAGAGTCTGATAG ACCTGCTTGTGACATTGCAATTTCTGGTCTCGGGTGGGTTGCGGTTGAGCCACTTGGTGTGCCATCAAGCAACCCAGATGAGAGTGCTGAGGAAGAAGACAATGAGAGTGGTGAACTGCATTTGAGAGTACATGTTCCCAAGCCTGTTGAGATCTTTGTCCGACCTCCATTGCCTGTTGGTAAAGCAGCATCGCAATGGTACAGATACCAGGAGTTgaccgaggaagaagaggagttgAGACCTAAATGGCATTACTGA
- the LOC127763227 gene encoding uncharacterized protein LOC127763227 — MTDGPSTTGDSPPPPPPPPESGGSISSMVASSAASAAAAAADFTRRGEAFGADMASAARAAMDTAIAHSQSTAIAAAEAASSAKADALAAFPSLTLIAKEEFEWIKKEYTVHEQVVFGKIKEGAIMAIEHPGIAAGSTAIAGIVLFKRPRSYLIQRVRRIFVSKETLLSGIQADVNHMRQTVNLVSNESQKLLDRAATAEKRFQKGWNTLREEGRAIQSELNQISDIEKQAVGLKSILNQLPRAHASEFRSEISGLASQVKKEKRVLNNTLTKIVNYGVPI, encoded by the exons ATGACCGACGGGCCCTCGACCACCGGcgattcgccgccgccgccgccgccgccgccggagagcggcggctccatctcctccatggttgcctcctctgccgcctccgctgcggccgcggccgcggattTCACTCGCCGTGGCGAGGCCTTCGGCGCCGATATGGCCTCCGCAGCTAGGGCTGCCATGGACACCGCCATCGCCCACTCTCAGTcaaccgccatcgccgccgcagaAGCTGCCTCCTCGGCCAAGGccgacgccctcgccgccttcccCAGCCTCACGCTCATCGCAAAG GAGGAGTTCGAATGGATAAAGAAGGAGTACACGGTTCACGAGCAGGTGGTGTTCGGCAAGATCAAAG AGGGTGCCATCATGGCCATCGAGCATCCGGGAATTGCTGCAGGCTCCACAGCAATTGCTGGAATTGTGCTCTTCAAAA GGCCAAGGAGCTACCTGATCCAACGGGTGCGACGCATATTTGTAAGCAAGGAG ACCCTACTTTCTGGCATCCAAGCTGACGTGAATCACATGAGACAAACTGTCAATCTTGTGTCCAATGAAAGCCAAAAGTTGCTG GATAGAGCAGCAACTGCTGAAAAAAGATTTCAGAAAGGATGGAACACACTCAG GGAAGAAGGGCGTGCCATTCAAAGTGAGCTGAACCAAATAAGTGATATTGAGAAGCAAGCAGTAG GTCTCAAGAGCATTCTCAATCAGCTTCCTAGAGCACATGCATCTGAGTTTCGATCAGAG ATATCTGGCCTAGCCTCTCAGGtgaagaaggagaagagagtACTTAACAACACCCTCACGAAGATTGTGAACTATGGTGTCCCTATCTGA
- the LOC127761303 gene encoding uncharacterized protein LOC127761303, with amino-acid sequence MPREPAAVRVYTVCDESKYLIVRNVPSLGCGDDLANLFATYGPVDECTPMDAEDCDPYTDVFFIKFSQVSNARFAKRKLDESVFLGNRLQVSYAPQFESLLDTEEKLEVRRKEVLGRMKSSSGRPEGLSHHSPGQGSSAANSHRQMSSNKREYTKTLHASQFEDPRFTHVSSNKDYFPSESMNATVNLVREKLDKIQSSSDNSSAIVAPKKPRTDNRRRI; translated from the exons ATGCCGCGGGAGCCGGCCGCCGTGCGCGTCTACACGGTCTGCGACGAGTCCAA GTACCTCATCGTGCGGAACGTCCCGTCTCTCGGCTGTGGCGATGACCTCGCCAATCTCTTCGCCACCTACGGCCCAGTAGACGA GTGCACGCCCATGGATGCCGAGGACTGTGACCCCTACACCGACGTTTTCTTCATCAAGTTCTCGCAGGTGAGCAATGCCAG GTTTGCAAAGAGGAAATTGGATGAGTCTGTATTTCTTGGCAACCGGCTGCAGGTGTCATACGCCCCTCAGTTTGAGAGTCTTCTGGACACTGAGGAGAAACTGGAAGTCAGGAGAAAGGAAGTTCTTGGCCGAATGAAAT CATCTTCTGGAAGACCTGAAGGGTTATCTCATCATTCTCCAGGTCAGGGATCATCTGCTGCAAACTCACACCGTCAGATGAGCTCTAATAAAAG GGAATACACAAAAACACTTCATGCTTCTCAATTTGAAGATCCTCGTTTCACTCATGTATCCTCCAATAAG GATTATTTTCCATCCGAGTCGATGAATGCAACAGTAAACCTAGTCAGGGAGAAGCTTGATAAG atACAATCCAGCAGCGACAATTCCAGTGCTATAGTTGCACCCAAGAAACCAAGGACCGATAACCGTAGACGAATTTGA
- the LOC127762127 gene encoding protein transport protein SEC16B homolog: MADPFVADDQTDADFFDKLVDDDDDLSPAPAPAPVPAQQSAEAALLPALSDLSLADDDTDPSPAPPPVEAPPEGASPESGKGAVHTTVKQVQWASFGGAADDGADPFSDLSGGAADDGFLGTMAGNQSFQTSVIGSVGASAHGIFGGSQSLTAEVTDQDFFGGTSDQNTDTQQQQLEQSGSGAFDSTDPKYLESIYPGWKYDEVTQQWYQVDNTDTHGNATQVDTSTENIQQQQLAASYMHNPTQSSLETIAEEGTTTGSVSTWGQGGTSEYPPNMVFYAEYPGWYFDTNTQQWQSLESYQQAVTASAVQDGANNGVVASSAETNYSVKQTEDLPAHNQVAQHNSFSNNYSYQSQWQTNSFSNSMQPESATASLPDSFQSLGQHAISESFNSSTNSQVSFNTAETATSHYGNVNLDSSSTQGGYTASGGQQTGYKGFEPFTGHQAGYKGFEPSTGHQTSHKLFDPSAGNQNSYKPFEPSTGHHQHKGFEPSTNHQGDYKAFEPSTHNQDGYKGFSPSTVQQPGYKGFEASTGLQTNFKGFEPYSGQQAGYTGSLPSTGHQSSYMGFETSSNQGYGDANNVANSQGFAPMESMYGSHNQAHTNPQVPLSNSYLSADNSKNFSQQQFLGPNASHLQFGQSPHEERSSAGRPPHALVAFGFGGKLILMKETNSMATNYDSGNQGNSSGTVSVLNLSEVVTDKADALSASNGSALSYFHALCRQPVPGPLVGGSAASKDVNKWLDDMIALYESSTSEFQRGDPRKLLISLLKILCHHYGKLRSPFASDPSHEDTDGPEMAVTKLFSSCKRSSFQMGDFGSHVRCMKNIPSENQMQAVAQEVQNLLVSGRRKEALQCAQEGQLWGPAIILALQLGDKFYVDTVKKMAHCHFLSGSPLRTLCLLIAGQPADVFNADNNISSNYGSQQPMEPSPNGMLDDWEENLAIITANRTKGDDLVITHLGDCLWKEKNEVAAAHSCYLVAELNIDPYSESARLCLLGADHLKCPRTFASPEAIQRTEIYEYAKVLGNSQYILLPFQPYKLIYAYMLAEVGRVADSLRYCQASMKVLKASGRAPELEAWKQLFSTLEDRIRTHQQGGYGTNLAPAKLVGKIFTSLDKSISRMMGTPSAPLPPLPQGAVSDRESYTAPGATKFANSQSVMTMSSLMPSASVQSMSEMSDSGRKIAHNRSVSEPDFGRTPKQGAGSDSTQSTAPGSGSSRFGWLGSTLQKTMGFVSKSHRQAKLGQQNKFYYDEKLKRWVEEGAEIPAEEPPLPPPPSKPSFQNGVVDYKLNGPMSASHTPNGFMEGKSSTSSEHGSGMPPIPPSQNQFSARGRMGVRSRYVDTFNKGGGGGAVPSYNKPAVASVTPPSGAKFFVPTAAVVAAEQMPNQTAETHGETFRPDERSSSPPAETSFSSPPPATQFSAPLMVPTIQRYPSMDNITTPNNGSGLSSGSNSSSFSRSRAASWSGTYSEQINAVAGARSPDQQTMPSPLMPGKQSHSRSNSNSSVQFNSLTEDLHEVEL, encoded by the exons ATGGCTGACCCCTTCGTCGCCGACGACCAGACCGACGCCGACTTCTTCGACAagctcgtcgacgacgacgacgacctctccCCCGCCCCTGCCCCTGCCCCTGTTCCCGCCCAAcagtcggcggaggcggccttgCTTCCAGCTCTTTCCGACCTCAGCCTCGCCGACGATGACACAGACCCTTCCCCGGCTCCTCCTCCCGTCGAGGCCCCGCCGGAGGGTGCCTCACCGGAGTCGGGGAAGGGCGCCGTCCACACAACGGTCAAGCAGGTCCAGTGGGCCTCATTTGGaggcgccgccgacgatggGGCTGATCCGTTCAGTGATCTGTCTGGAGGCGCCGCTGATGACGGATTTCTCGGGACCATGGCCGGGAACCAGAGCTTCCAGACCTCCGTCATTGGGAGCGTGGGGGCATCAGCTCACGGGATCTTTGGCGGGAGCCAGAGCTTGACTGCCGAGGTGACAGATCAGGATTTTTTCGGTGGTACCTCCGATCAGAACACCGAtacccagcagcagcagctggagcAGAGCGGAAGCGGTGCTTTCGACTCCACAGATCCCAAGTATTTGGAGAGCATTTATCCTGGGTGGAAATACGATGAGGTGACACAGCAGTGGTACCAAGTTGACAATACTGATACGCACGGTAACGCCACCCAGGTGGACACCAGCACTGAGAAtatccagcagcagcagcttgccGCTTCTTACATGCATAATCCGACACAGTCATCGCTAGAGACAATTGCGGAGGAGGGTACGACGACAGGGAGTGTATCGACATGGGGACAGGGTGGCACCTCGGAGTACCCACCAAACATGGTATTTTACGCCGAGTACCCAGGCTGGTACTTTGATACCAACACACAGCAGTGGCAATCGCTTGAGTCGTACCAGCAGGCAGTGACAGCTAGTGCTGTTCAGGATGGAGCAAACAATGGTGTCGTTGCCTCTTCTGCTGAGACAAATTATAGCGTCAAACAAACCGAAGATCTTCCTGCCCACAATCAGGTGGCCCAACATAACTCTTTCTCTAATAACTATAGTTATCAGAGCCAGTGGCAGACAAATTCATTTAGTAACTCTATGCAACCTGAAAGTGCAACAGCTAGTCTGCCAGATAGTTTCCAGAGCCTTGGTCAGCATGCTATTTCTGAATCTTTCAATTCCTCTACAAATAGTCAAGTTAGTTTTAACACCGCTGAAACCGCTACAAGCCATTATGGCAACGTGAACTTAGATTCGTCAAGTACTCAGGGTGGCTACACCGCAAGTGGTGGTCAACAAACTGGTTACAAGGGCTTCGAACCTTTCACAGGTCATCAGGCTGGTTACAAGGGGTTTGAACCTTCTACAGGCCACCAGACAAGTCATAAGTTATTTGATCCATCAGCAGGTAACCAAAACAGTTACAAGCCATTTGAACCTTCCACTGGTCACCACCAGCACAAGGGGTTTGAGCCTTCCACAAATCACCAGGGTGATTACAAGGCATTTGAGCCATCCACACATAACCAGGATGGTTACAAGGGATTCAGTCCTTCCACAGTTCAGCAGCCTGGTTACAAGGGATTTGAAGCTTCTACAGGCCTTCAAACTAATTTCAAGGGATTTGAACCTTACTCAGGTCAACAGGCTGGTTACACGGGATCCCTACCTTCTACAGGCCACCAGTCTAGTTACATGGGGTTTGAGACTTCTTCAAACCAGGGTTATGGTGATGCCAACAATGTTGCAAATAGTCAAGGCTTTGCTCCGATGGAGAGCATGTACGGAAGCCATAATCAAGCTCATACAAACCCCCAAGTGCCTTTGTCAAACAGTTATCTCAGTGCTGATAACTCCAAGAATTTCTCTCAGCAACAATTTCTTGGTCCAAATGCTTCACACTTGCAATTTGGGCAGTCCCCACATGAAGAGAGGTCATCAGCTGGACGTCCACCACATGCTTTGGTTGCTTTTGGGTTTGGAGGCAAGCTTATACTTATGAAAGAAACCAACTCAATGGCCACAAACTATGACTCTGGGAATCAG GGGAATTCTAGTGGCACAGTATCAGTTCTTAATTTATCAGAGGTGGTCACGGACAAAGCTGATGCTTTAAGCGCCAGTAACGGTAGCGCACTTAGTTATTTCCATGCTTTATGTCGTCAACCTGTTCCTGGCCCTCTTGTTGGGGGAAGCGCTGCATCAAAGGATGTGAACAAATGGCTTGATGACATGATTGCACTGTATGAATCATCGACTAGTGAATTCCAGAGGGGTGATCCTCGCAAGTTGCTTATTTCTTTGCTGAAGATACTATGCCACCACTATGGGAAACTGCGTTCACCTTTTGCTTCTGACCCATCACATGAG GACACAGACGGTCCAGAAATGGCAGTAACTAAGCTCTTTTCATCTTGTAAGAGAAGTAGCTTTCAAATGGGCGATTTCGGATCCCATGTCCGTTGCATGAAGAATATTCCCTCTGAAAATCAGATGCAG GCTGTTGCACAAGAGGTCCAAAATCTTCTAGTTTCTGGGAGAAGAAAAGAGGCCCTTCAGTGTGCCCAAGAAGGTCAACTGTGGGGGCCTGCAATTATACTTGCTTTGCAACTTGGTGATAAG TTTTACGTCGATACTGTGAAGAAAATGGCCCACTGCCATTTTCTATCTGGGTCACCTTTGCGAACATTGTGCCTTCTCATTGCTGGACAACCTGCAGATGTTTTTAATGCAGACAACAACATCAGTAGCAATTATGGTTCTCAACAGCCTATGGAG CCTAGTCCTAATGGCATGTTGGATGACTGGGAGGAGAATTTGGCTATCATAACTGCAAATAGGACAAAAGGTGACGACCTAGTTATTACCCATCTTGGAGATTGCCTTTggaaagagaaaaatgag GTTGCAGCTGCTCATTCGTGCTATTTAGTTGCTGAGTTAAATATTGACCCTTACTCTGAAAGTGCAAGGTTATGTCTCCTTGGTGCAGACCACCTTAAGTGCCCTCGAACTTTTGCCAGCCCTGAAGCCATTCAG AGGACAGAGATTTATGAATATGCGAAGGTGCTTGGTAATTCTCAATATATCCTGCTACCCTTTCAGCCATATAAGCTGATATATGCATACATGCTTGCGGAAGTGGGAAGGGTTGCTGATTCTTTGAG GTACTGTCAAGCATCTATGAAGGTGCTGAAAGCCTCTGGCCGTGCCCCAGAATTGGAAGCATGGAAGCAATTATTTTCCACCCTGGAGGACAGGATACGCACTCACCAGCAG GGTGGATATGGCACAAACCTTGCCCCTGCAAAATTAGTTGGAAAGATTTTCACCTCACTCGATAAATCTATATCGCGCATGATGGGTACACCTTCTGCTCCACTTCCGCCATTGCCACAGGGTGCTGTTAGTGATAGGGAGAGTTACACTGCACCTGGGGCTACAAAGTTTGCAAATAGCCAATCAGTAATGACCATGTCATCGTTAATGCCATCTGCATCAGTGCAGTCTATGAGTGAGATGTCAGATAGTGGCAGGAAGATTGCACACAACAGAAGTGTTTCTGAACCGGACTTCGGCAGAACCCCGAAACAG GGTGCTGGATCGGACAGCACACAGAGTACTGCTCCAGGATCTGGTAGTTCACGCTTTGGTTGGTTAGGCTCCACACTACAGAAGACAATGGGATTTGTTTCAAAATCCCACCGGCAG GCTAAATTAGGGCAACAAAACAAGTTTTACTATGACGAAAAGCTAAAGCGATGGGTGGAGGAAGGTGCTGAGATTCCTGCCGAggagcctcctctccctccacctccatcaaAACCCTCATTCCAGAATGGTGTGGTAGACTATAAATTAAATGGCCCCATGAGTGCAAGTCATACTCCCAATGGATTCATGGAAGGGAAATCTTCAACTTCTTCAGAGCATGGTTCGGGAATGCCACCAATTCCGCCAAGCCAGAACCAGTTTTCTGCCCGTGGACGGATGGGTGTCCGGTCCAG atatgTGGACACATTCAACaagggtggaggaggaggagcagtccCATCCTATAACAAGCCAGCTGTTGCATCTGTGACACCACCCAGTGGTGCCAAATTCTTTGTGCCCACTGCGGCTGTTGTTGCTGCAGAGCAGATGCCTAACCAAACAGCGGAAACACATGGTGAAACTTTCCGTCCAGATGAGCGTTCATCCTCACCCCCAGCTGAAACGTCATTTTCTTCACCCCCACCAGCAACACAATTTTCAGCACCACTGATGGTGCCTACCATTCAGCGGTATCCGAGCATGGATAACATCACTACCCCGAACAATGGATCCGGATTATCATCGGGAAGTAACAGCAGCTCATTCTCAAGATCACGAGCAGCATCGTGGAGTGGAACTTACTCTGAACAAATTAATGCTGTGGCAGGTGCTAGATCTCCTGACCAGCAGACCATGCCATCGCCCCTCATGCCTGGGAAGCAGTCACATAGTCGTTCCAACAGCAACTCATCTGTTCAGTTCAACAGTTTGACAGAGGATCTTCATGAGGTTGAGCTCTGA
- the LOC127763939 gene encoding dihydrolipoyllysine-residue acetyltransferase component 2 of pyruvate dehydrogenase complex, mitochondrial-like codes for MSAAHLLRHSRKLRTLRDALDYDRSALVRYFSAASASFPTKGSAAAGVEKRIGGARFPQCKQPGKELETFKVSLGGLNGRYACRRAPNNCIPTTITGLNGSLSCGQVSSARSFSSSADLPPHQEIGMPSLSPTMTEGNIARWLKKEGDKVSPGEVLCEVETDKATVEMECMEEGYLAKIIHGDGAKEIKVGEIIAVTVEEEGDLEKFKDYKPSTSAAPAAPSEPKAQPEPAEPKVKETEPSRTPEPKAPKTEEASQPGGRIFSSPLARKLAEDNNVPLSSVMGTGPDGRILKADIEDYLASVAKGGKREALAAPVLSYTDVPNTQIRKVTANRLLSSKQTIPHYYLTVDARVDNLIKLRGELNPLQESSGGKKISINDLVIKAAALALRKVPQCNSSWMSDFIRQYHNVNINVAVQTEHGLFVPVIRDADKKGLGTIAEEVKQVAQRARDNSLKPEDYEGGTFTISNLGGPFGIKQFCAIINPPQSAILAIGTAEKRVIPGSVDGQYEFGSFMSATMSCDHRVIDGAIGAEFLKAFKGYIENPNSMLL; via the exons ATGTCTGCGGCGCACCTCCTCCGCCACTCCCGCAAg CTGCGGACTCTACGTGATGCTCTAGATTATGATCGGTCTGCTCTTGTACGCTACTTCTCCGCTGCTTCTGCATCCTTTCCCACAAAGGGAAGTGCTGCTGCTG GTGTTGAGAAAAGAATTGGTGGCGCCAGATTCCCTCAGTGCAAGCAGCCTGGGAAAGAGCTTGAGACCTTCAAG GTGTCACTAGGAGGACTAAATGGAAGATATGCTTGTAGAAGAGCACCTAACAATTGTATCCCAACCACTATTACCGGTCTCAACGGTTCATTGTCATG TGGACAGGTGTCTTCAGCAAGATCTTTCTCAAGCAGTGCAG ACCTGCCACCACATCAGGAAATTGGGATGCCATCACTCTCTCCTACAATGACTGAG GGGAACATTGCAAGGTGGCTGAAGAAGGAAGGAGATAAGGTCTCACCTGGTGAAGTTCTCTGTGAGGTGGAGACG GATAAAGCCACTGTAGAGATGGAGTGCATGGAAGAGGGCTATCTCGCTAAGATCATTCATGGAGATGGTGCCAAAGAGATCAAAGTTGGTGAG ATCATTGCTGTAACTGTGGAAGAAGAGGGTGACCTCGAGAAGTTTAAGGATTATAAACCTTCAACTTCAGCTGCACCTGCAGCCCCTTCTGAACCGAAGGCTCAGCCTGAGCCTGCAGAGCCAAAGGTGAAGGAGACAGAGCCTTCCAGGACTCCTGAGCCGAAAGCCCCAAAGACTGAAGAAGCTTCTCAACCAGGGGGTCGAATATTCTCCAGCCCTCTTGCAAGAAAATTGGCAGAAGATAacaat GTTCCACTGTCAAGCGTAATGGGAACTGGTCCTGATGGGCGAATTTTGAAGGCGGACATTGAAGATTACTTGG CTTCTGTAGCAAAGGGTGGCAAAAGGGAAGCTCTTGCGGCTCCAGTGTTAAGTTACACTGATGTTCCTAATACTCAGATAAGAAAG GTTACTGCAAACCGCCTGCTAAGCTCTAAACAAACTATTCCTCATTATTACTTGACAGTTGACGCCCGTGTTGATAATCTTATCAA GTTGCGAGGGGAACTGAATCCGTTGCAAGAGTCATCTGGCGGTAAGAAGATATCTATTAACGATCTTGTTATAAAG GCTGCAGCTCTGGCTCTTCGAAAGGTCCCTCAGTGTAATAGCTCGTGGATGAGTGATTTTATCCGCCA ATACCACAACGTGAACATCAATGTTGCTGTACAGACTGAGCATGGGTTGTTTGTTCCAGTAATTAGG GATGCAGACAAGAAGGGACTTGGTACAATTGCTGAGGAGGTGAAGCAGGTGGCTCAAAGAGCAAGGGATAACAGCTTAAAACCTGAAGATTATGAG GGAGGCACATTCACCATATCAAACCTAGGAGGTCCTTTCGGAATCAAACAATTCTGTGCCATCATAAATCCTCCTCAGTCAGCAATCTTGGCCATTGGTACTG CTGAGAAGAGGGTGATACCTGGCAGCGTAGACGGccagtatgagtttggttcctTCATGTCGGCAACAATGAGCTGTGATCACAGGGTTATTGATG GTGCTATCGGCGCAGAATTTCTGAAAGCATTCAAGGGCTATATCGAGAATCCAAACTCAATGTTACTGTGA